In Flavobacterium enshiense, the genomic stretch GACGGCAACTTAGGCAGGAAATAAGCTGCAACTGTAAATAAAATGGGAGCTGTTTCTCCTGAAACCCTTCCAATGGAAAGAATCAAACCTGTTAAAATGTTCGGAAAAGCTATGGGTAAAACCACATTGCTGGTAGTTTGCCACTTACTTGCCCCTAATGCTAAACTGGCATGTCTGAAAGTATCTTCAACCGCTTTAAGGGATTCTTCTGTAGTTCGTATCACCACCGGCAACACAAGCAATCCCAATGTTAAGGAGCCAGCCAAAAGCGAATCACCAAATTCCAGTTTGTTTACGAATAATGCCATTCCAAACAAACCAAAAACAATGGAAGGAACTCCCGCAAGATTATTAGTCATTTGCTTGATAATTCTTTTTCCCCAGCCGTCCTTTACATATTCGTTCATATATATGGCAGCCAGAACCCCGACAGGAAATGCAAAAAGTATACTTCCCAAAACCAAGCAAAGCGTTCCGATGATTGCCGGATAAATTCCGCCCTGCGTCATCCCCTCTTTTGGCATTTCTGTAATAAATTCCCAACTGATAACGCTAAATCCTTTAATTACAATAAAAGCTAGTATAATAAACAAAAGAGCTACAATCGAATAACTTATGAGCTGAAATAAGCCGAAAGCTATACTTTGATTTCTTCTTTTAATTTTTGCCAATCGATTTACTTTCTTCATTTTTTAGTGCTTTTTATGCGATTTTCTATGAGTTACCACTTCGACCAGCATATTAATACAAAAAGTAATTAGGAATAAGATACAACCCAAAGCAAATAACGCTTTATAGTGCATCCCTCCGCTAGCCGCTTCACCAAGTTCTGCAGCGATTGTGGCTGGGATAGTTCTGACCGGCGCTAACAGAGTATGCGGAATCACCGCTGCATTTCCGGTAACCATCAAAACCGCCATAGTTTCTCCAATCGCACGCCCAATCCCAAGAATGGCTCCGGCAGTGATCCCGGAAGCAGAATACGGTATAACAACTTTATAAATGGTTTGCCAATGACTTGCCCCTAAAGCCAAACTGGCTTCCTTCATGGCACGTGGCGTGTTATTCATGGCGTCTTCTGAAATCGTGATAATGGTCGGTAATGCCATAATTGCCAACACAATACTACCTGCTAAACCTGTTTCTCCTACCGGCAGATTAAAAATATCCTGTACCAAAGGAACAATTACAACCAAACCAAAGAATCCATAAACTACGGATGGGATTCCGGCAAGCAATTCGATTAAAGGTTTAAGGATGTTACGGGTACGTTTTCTGGCAATTTCACTTAAGTAGATTGCTGCAGCCAAACCAATAGGCAAGGCAATCAATATCGCTCCGAAACTCACCCAAAGCGTACCTAAAATTAAAGGCTTAACCCCCATTTGAGCTACTGGATGCGCTGTTGGAAACCACTCTTCCCCAGATAAAAATTCACGAACCGTTATCTTATTGATATCCAGCTCTCTTCCGTGAAAATTATTGGGTTTGTATTTTTCCGAGAAAAATGCAATTACACCTGGTGTTTTAGACACATACTCATCTATCTTCTCAGGAAAATGTTCAAAGTTTTCACCTAACTCTTCTTCAGAATAAAATTCAGTAATATCTTCTGTACGAAACGGAACGATTGGTTCATTTTTACCGCCTAACGCCGACCAGTTTGTTATTTTTTTATCAAAAATATCCTTAATCTGAGCCGGTTCAAGTTTTTTAATTGTATTCGATGGATGTACGGCTAGTAAAAAGCCTTCTTCAATTGGTTTTTTATTAAAAATACCTACTCCTTCAATAAATAGAAAAAACACTATCAAGACAACCGTGATACTTGTAGCAGCACTACTCAGCATCAGAACCGTTTCTATTACTTTTTCCTTTATTTGCTTAAAATTTGTTTTCAATTCCTTGATTTTATCTTCACCGCAAAAGTACATGAGGCGACCTTTAAGGATGTTTTTTCTGTATTAACCTTGCGTTAAGTTAGTGTTAAGTAAGCACTTATAAATTTACTAATTTCTTTTTTGTTTACATAAAAAAAAGGCAACCTTAAAACAGATTGCCCTTTTGTAAGTATAATAAAAACCTTTTCTTAGTTTAACGGAATATAACCTACTTCAGAAACCACCTTCTGACCTTCCGGTGATAAGGCATAATCTACAACCACTTTAACTTTTGCCGCATTTGCTTTATCAAACATGTAAAACAAAGGTCTTGCGATTGGATAACTTTTATCTTTAGCAGCCGCAATAGAAGGAGCTACAAATGTTTTACCCTGATCATAAGAAACAGCAATATGTTTCACCTCTTTAGATTCGTAAGCCAACCCAACGTAGCCAATCGCACCTTTAGTCTGTCCAACCGCTTGTACAATAGCACCTGTAGCAGGCATACTTAAAACATCTGATGCATAATTCTTTTTATCCATTACTTCTTCTTTAAAGAACTCATAGGTACCTGAAGAAGATTCTCTTGAGTACGCTACGATTTTCTCGTCTGCTCCGCCAACTTCTTTCCAGTTTTTAATCTCTCCAGTATAGATTTTTTCAATTTGCTCGCGCGTTAACTGACCAACTTTATTAGCAGGGTTAACAATTACCGCCAATGCATCAAAAGCAATTGTAACTTTTTCAATTTCTTTTTTACCTTCAGAAAATTTCAATTTCTCCTCTGTTTTTAAATCTCTGGAAGCCATTGCGATATCTGTAGTTCCCTCTAAAAGAGCAGTTACACCAACACCAGTGCCTCCTCCTACTACAGTAACACT encodes the following:
- the pstA gene encoding phosphate ABC transporter permease PstA, with the protein product MKKVNRLAKIKRRNQSIAFGLFQLISYSIVALLFIILAFIVIKGFSVISWEFITEMPKEGMTQGGIYPAIIGTLCLVLGSILFAFPVGVLAAIYMNEYVKDGWGKRIIKQMTNNLAGVPSIVFGLFGMALFVNKLEFGDSLLAGSLTLGLLVLPVVIRTTEESLKAVEDTFRHASLALGASKWQTTSNVVLPIAFPNILTGLILSIGRVSGETAPILFTVAAYFLPKLPSSIFDQAMALPYHLYVISTSGTNIEASRAMAYGTALILIIIVLLSNLLANALRKYFGKKVKMN
- the pstC gene encoding phosphate ABC transporter permease subunit PstC, with product MKTNFKQIKEKVIETVLMLSSAATSITVVLIVFFLFIEGVGIFNKKPIEEGFLLAVHPSNTIKKLEPAQIKDIFDKKITNWSALGGKNEPIVPFRTEDITEFYSEEELGENFEHFPEKIDEYVSKTPGVIAFFSEKYKPNNFHGRELDINKITVREFLSGEEWFPTAHPVAQMGVKPLILGTLWVSFGAILIALPIGLAAAIYLSEIARKRTRNILKPLIELLAGIPSVVYGFFGLVVIVPLVQDIFNLPVGETGLAGSIVLAIMALPTIITISEDAMNNTPRAMKEASLALGASHWQTIYKVVIPYSASGITAGAILGIGRAIGETMAVLMVTGNAAVIPHTLLAPVRTIPATIAAELGEAASGGMHYKALFALGCILFLITFCINMLVEVVTHRKSHKKH
- a CDS encoding PstS family phosphate ABC transporter substrate-binding protein, which produces MTKKALFLMLPLIGMLSCGKGKNEEGATATEAASTATAVTIKGSDTVLPLAQKESEEMMKNNKNVSVTVVGGGTGVGVTALLEGTTDIAMASRDLKTEEKLKFSEGKKEIEKVTIAFDALAVIVNPANKVGQLTREQIEKIYTGEIKNWKEVGGADEKIVAYSRESSSGTYEFFKEEVMDKKNYASDVLSMPATGAIVQAVGQTKGAIGYVGLAYESKEVKHIAVSYDQGKTFVAPSIAAAKDKSYPIARPLFYMFDKANAAKVKVVVDYALSPEGQKVVSEVGYIPLN